TATATGCCGCCTGTTGTCAGTCCTGTATAATTTCGAATTTCACTAATTGAAATATCAATTGATTCCTTCTCCAATATTAGTTTTAGTGTTTTTTCAGCAATCAAGTCTTTGGTGTTCATCTAACCACTCGTGTTTTAAGTTATTCTGTGAATTTTATCTTTTCCCATTCCAAATCAAAATTATCTTCGAAGTCCTGAATCATATCATCAATTAAATATACTTCCCATTTATATTGAATTCCCATGTACATGATAATTAATGACTCTACAATGTCTTCGGTTGAGAAGTCCTGTCTAATTTGTCTGTTTTTTTGACCTTCTACTATAATTTCTGTTAGAAAATCCTTCACTTCATTTAGAATACTATGGCTTAACTCCCCATAATGTTCATAAGCAAATCCGTCTCCTGTTAAAACCAGCAATATTGACCTGTAGTCTATTTCACCATCAATCGATTCAATCCGGATTCCGGTTTCTTTTTGCCTGAAAATTTCAGCCATGACATCATGGATTTTTTCTTTTGCATTACCATTTATCTGTCTGAGTTTGTCTATATTGAATCTGTAATAATTCATATAATATTTTTCAATAAGTTCATCGTATATTTCTTCCTTATTTGAAAAATAGTGATATATTCCACCAATTGCAATTCCGGAGGATGCACTTATTTCTCTAATAGAAATGAGAGAGTCTTGTTTTTCTATCATTAATTTTAAAGTATTTTCTAAAATTAACTGTTTTGTATTCATACATTAAACAATTTATATTTTATAGTTATTAAATGATATAGAGAACGAACGTTCGGTTGAAGTGTAAAATTAATTTTAAGAACAAACGTTCTGTTATATTGGAAAATAAAAACTGAATTTATAGTTTTAATTCATCAAACAACAATAATTTTATAAAACAATAAAAGGAAAAATATTATTGAGTAAATTTTTTGAATGAATATTCTATAATTACTTACAAATTTGAGGTATTTTAAAATGAAGAAAAAAACGATAGGGATATTGCTGATAATCCTTGTATTGTTTATAAGTATTGGCGCAATTTCAGCGGCTGATGCTAATGAAACATTAATGGAAGAAGTCAGCGATACCGAGATAGCAGTGACTTCTGTTGCTGTTGACGAAGACAACGCTATTTCGCCGGAGAGTGAAAGTGGCGGAGATGTTGAAATTAATGTAACTGATAGTCGAGATGAAAAATCAATTTCGAATGAGGTGAAGGTAACTTCTAAATCAAATGAGGTGCTTTCCGCTTCAAACGATGATGTGCTTAAAGCCGACACAGACTGTTTTTGGTGGGCTGAAAATAATGAATGGTTCGAAGATTTGCGTGACGCAATGGATCATATTAAAGATAGTTCTAGTAAAACAGGAACAATATATGTTAACGGCGGTACATACACCGAGCTTGACAAAGGAACATGTGGGGACATATATATTCATTTTACAAGTGCGGCAACAATAACAATACAGCCGTTTGATGGTCAACAGGTTATTTTCGACGGCACTAAAGAAAAAAATAATTACCTGTTTTGGTTATCTCATAAAGACTTAAAAGTCACATTCAATAACATAATATTCAAAAAAGGGCATGCAACAGCTGATGGTGGTGCTATTGAAGTTACTAATGCACAAGTGACATTGAACAACTGTATACTGACTGAAAATGAAGCCCTTGATTATGGTGGAGCTATAAGTGTGGACGGTGGAACATTTATAGCCAACAATTGCCAGTTCCTAAATAATTGGGCAGAAGATGATGGTGGAGCTATCTCCTGTGAGGATGATGGTACTGTCGTACTTAATAATTGTTATTTTGAAGGCAATAAAAAGATTAAAGATGGTGTCGAAGAAGAAAACGATTTCGGAAATGAAGGTGGAGAATCTGGAACCTGGACTTTTAACGACTGCCGATTTAAAGGACATGGTTCCCTTGAAATTGAAGTAGACGCTCCTGCTAAATCAGTGGAAATAACTCCTGATATTGAATACGGAAAAGAAGAGGTAAATTACGCTGTTTTATATAAAAATGGTAAAGAATATGCTAGAACCGCTTGTAATGATGGAGACACTGCAACTTTCTCCGATTTGGAACCAGGCACTTATACAGTTTACATGATGAAAAATTATGAAAAAAGATACGCATATTCTGGAAATGAATTTACTATTATAGAACCTAATTTTGTTTTAGATGATAAAGATGTATTTGAAACTTTAAGTGCTGCGGTTAATGCTATTCCTAATGGTGGAAGTGGAGTAATTACTGTTGAAGCCGGAACTTACAATGACACTGATAATTTTAACATAGTCATTAGCAATAAAATAGTAACAATTATGCCTAAAGATACTGAATCTCTAATACCGGTTACTTTTTCAGCCCTTTATGAAAATTATCTGTTGCATGTAGCAGGTTCTAATGCTCAACTCATTTTGGAAGATATAACTATTACTGGTAAATTTTCAATGTATGCATTATATATCAATTCTGATTTGGAATGTTCTATTACAGACTGTGAATTTAATAATATTAAAAATTCTCAAAACCAACCTGGAACTCCAATTAATGCTCAAAATTCAAAATTAGAAATAAATGGTACTACTTTTGAATTAAACGGCCAAATTAGCTTAATGAATACTGTTGTAACTATAGATGACTGTCATTTCACTAACAATACTGGCCGTCAGGGAGGAGCAATTAATGCAAATCCTTCTTCCGATTTAACTGTTACAAACTCAGAGTTTACCCGTAATGATGCAACAACTGAAGGTGGTGCAATATATGCAACTAATCTTAAAATTGAAGACACTACATTCATGCTAAACACAGCTGAAACTGGAGGAGCTGTTTATATAACTGACAGTAGCGACAGACTCGTTAATATTACTTCTTGTGTTTTTGATTCCAATATTGCAACTAATCAGAGAAACATATACTCCAAATCACTCACAAGAAAAATTAATTTAGAGTTTAATGAATATGATTTGGATTTAGCAATGAATGAAAAAGATGCTTCCTATGGTAGCGAGTACATTCTTAATGGTAAATTTGACTGGGGTTCAAATTTAAATAATACTTTTACTCTTTTATCAGGAACCATAGATGATGAGAATGCTTTCGGAGATTTGCTTACTGTTGAAGATAACAAATTTAATATAAATCTTGGAGTGCTAACAGGCGGAACACATGAATTAGCCATGGAAGGAATGTATACTCAGGGAGACAGTAATGACCATTTCTATACCCACATGTATTATTCTGATTTAAATGGAAACGAATTCTATCTAACAAACCCTGCATATCTAAAAGTAGTAATTGCAAAAGCTAAAATATTATTGAATCTTGAAGTAAAAAATGTATTAATACCTGAAATACCTGTTTTAAATCTTTATGCTAATTGGGATAATAATTACACAATTTTCATCGGAAATAAATATTATAAGCTTGAAGTTGTAAACGGTAAAGGTAGCATGCAGCTGACCGGTCTTGATTTAGGTAATTATTCGGTTGTTGCTATGCGCGATGCTGATGAAAACTTTGATCTCGCCATGAATTTTACTACTTTTTCAGTAAGTAAAACTTACAGCAACTTCCTCGTTGTAAGTACAAATGTGGAATATGATACTTTAGCA
The sequence above is drawn from the uncultured Methanobrevibacter sp. genome and encodes:
- a CDS encoding TetR/AcrR family transcriptional regulator encodes the protein MNTKQLILENTLKLMIEKQDSLISIREISASSGIAIGGIYHYFSNKEEIYDELIEKYYMNYYRFNIDKLRQINGNAKEKIHDVMAEIFRQKETGIRIESIDGEIDYRSILLVLTGDGFAYEHYGELSHSILNEVKDFLTEIIVEGQKNRQIRQDFSTEDIVESLIIMYMGIQYKWEVYLIDDMIQDFEDNFDLEWEKIKFTE